In the Corythoichthys intestinalis isolate RoL2023-P3 chromosome 18, ASM3026506v1, whole genome shotgun sequence genome, ctagtgaatgacctacagagagctaggaccacagtaacaaaggctactatcattaatacaatgcaccgccagggactcaaatcctgcactgccagacgtgtccccctgctaaagccagtacacgtccaggcctgtctgcggttcgctagggagcatttggataatccagaagaggactgggagaatgtgctatggttagatgaaaccaaaatagaactttttggtagaaacacaggttctcgtgtttggaggagaaataatactgaattgcatccgaagaacaccatacccactgtgaagcatgggggtggaaacatcatgctttggggctgtgtctctgcaaagggaccaggacgactgatctgtgtaaaggaaagaatgaatggggccatgtatcgagagattttgagtgaaaatctccttccattagcaagggcatttaagatgagacgtggctgggtctttcagcatgacaatgatcccaaacacacagccagggcaacaaaggagtggcttcgtaagaagcatttcaaggtcctggagtggcttagccagtctccagatctcaaccccatagaaaatctgtggaagtagttgaaagtccgtgttgcccaatgacagccccaaaacatcactggtctagaggaaatctgcatggaggaatgggccaaaataccagcaacagtgtgtgaaaagcttgtgaagagttacagaaaatgtttggcctccgttattgccaacaaagggtacataacaaagtattgagattaacttttggtattgaccaaatacttattttctaccattatttgtaaataaattctttaaaaatcaatgtgattttctgggttttgtttccacattctgtctctcatggctgaggtttacccatgttgacaattacaggcctttgtaatattttcaagtgggagatcttgcacaattcgtgggtgactaaatacttatttgctccactgtagggtagagatggccgcggcttagagaagGAGGGTCTTGAACGTTTACCACCAGTTACGAGTGTTAActtcagcatgtttagtgtgtatagcggtggtaaaacatatggtgcttttttttttctctggcaactgtctgtgttgcgaAAGAGTGTATGtaaacatgtaaaaaaatacgagtcatacacatttttatggaaaatcaattatttttgttctgatggtaataatgttgagctgtgggtttatGCTCACCTaagggactgcatttattttaatttcatttagaatattttgttattcttGTATTTTACTTGAATTAacgttatacttatgttccaatttgctaatatgttttgaaaaataataatcctggtcaatgttttcttttttttaacccagatatctcaaagtagcacattttagagctgtaattgcaataccatgataccgtgaaaccgtgataatttagcttaaggttatcataacgtcagaatatcatacaggCACATGCCTACGTAGAACATTCCACACTTGAGAACCGCAATTCTCGTATCTATAGATTGAGGCACTACAGAAAATTCAAATGCTGAAAAACTACACTAGTCACCTTGTCCAGTGGCTCAGCACCTTCAGCTACATGGGTTACATCTGCCTTGAATTTGAATACTTGGACAAGAGTTTGTTCGACTTCATGAAGGAGCGACATTTCCAACCTTTGCAAGTTATGGAGGTCCGACCAATCGTCCGCCAGGTACACTTCCACTTTGCCATGTTACAATCACATGGATGTACAGAAAACATGCAGGTGTATTGGTCATATTTATGTGAGAAATATTacccacatacagtgccttgcaaaagtattcggcccccttgaatcttgcaacctttcgccacatttcaggcttcaaacataaagatatgaaatttaatttttttgtcaagaatcaacaacaagtgggacacaatcgtgaagtggaacatttattggataatttaaacttttttaacaaataaaaaactgaaaagtggggcgtgcaatattattaggcccctttactttcagtgcagcaaactcactccagaagttcagtgaggatctctgaatgatccaatgttgtcctaaatgaccgatgatgataaacagaatccacctgtgtgtaatcaagtctccgtataaatgcagctgctctgtgatagtctcagggttctgtttaaagtgcagagagcattatgaaaaccaaggaacacaccaggcaggtccgagatactgttgtggagaagtttaaagccggatttggatacaaaaagatttcccaagctttaaacatctcaaggagcactgtgcaagccaccatattgaaatggaaggagcatcagaccactgcaaatctaccaagacccggccgtccttccaaactttcttctcaaacaaggagaaaactgatcagagatgcagccaagaggcccatgatcactctggatgaactgcagagatctacagctgaagtgggagagtctgtccataggacaacaatcagtcgtacactgcacaaatctggcctttatggaagagtggcaagaagaaagccatttctcaaagatatccataaaaagtctcgtttaaagtttgccacaagccacctgggagagacaccaaacatgtggaagaaggtgctctggtcagatgaaaccaaaattgaactttttggccacaatgcaaaacgttatgtttggcgtaaaagcaacacagctcatcaccctgaacacaccatccccactgtcaaacatggtggtggcagcatcatggtttgggcctgcttttcttcagctggGACAgttaagatggttaaaattgacgggaagatggatgcagccaaatacaggaatattctggaagaaaacctgttggtatctgcacaagacctgagactgggacggagatttatcctccaacaggacaatgatccaaaacataaagccaaatctacaatggaatggttaaaaaataaacgtatccaggtgttagaatggccaagtcaaagtcaagacctgaatccaatcgagaatctgtggaaagagctgaagactgctgttcacaaacactctccatccaacctcactgagctcgagctgttttgcaaggaagaatgggcaagaatgtcagtctctcgatgtgcaaaactgatagaaacatacctcaagcgacttgcagctgtaattggagcaaaaggtggcgctacaaagtattaacgcaagggggccgaataatattgcacgccccacttttcagtttttttatttgttaaaaaagttgaaattatccaataaattttgttccacttcacgattgtgtcccacttgttgttgattcttgagaaaaaaattaaaattttaaatctttatctttgaagcctgaaatgtggcgaaaggttgaaaggttcaagggggccgaatacttttgcaaggcactgtactagcTGACCATGACAAACGTTGGCTATTTGTTTTTCACCCGGTTTTTTGTCAGCTGGCAAGGGCTCTGGACCACCTTAAAGGTGCACGAATCATTCATGCTGACATTAAGTTAGAGAACATCATGTTTATCAACCACCGAGAGCAGCCTTACTGCGTAAAAGTCATCGACTTTGGACTGACGCACGACGTTGCGGACGCCAGACCGGGCTCATACATTCAGAGCTGCCCCTACCGGTAATTTTCTGGTCGTTTCCGACATTTTTCTAGAGCCGATTTAATATTGTTGATGATTGCTCAGGTCTCCGGAGATCTTGGTGGGGGCACCGTATAACGAGGCCATCGACGTTTGGTCCATGGGATGCGTAACTGCTTTTTTGTACATGGGCACACTTATTTTTCCAGGCAAGAATGACTACGAAATGGTAAATATCAGTCAA is a window encoding:
- the LOC130906157 gene encoding homeodomain-interacting protein kinase 1-like; translated protein: MDSSPCEAADCLCPGARLHSPSSGYKVLSVMGEGTFGRVAKCHKTDTNTTVAVKMIRDQGNFAVQARFEIEALQKIQMLKNYTSHLVQWLSTFSYMGYICLEFEYLDKSLFDFMKERHFQPLQVMEVRPIVRQLARALDHLKGARIIHADIKLENIMFINHREQPYCVKVIDFGLTHDVADARPGSYIQSCPYRSPEILVGAPYNEAIDVWSMGCVTAFLYMGTLIFPGKNDYEMVNISQGSNLDLFLVEPNGS